One Vibrio sp. 16 genomic window carries:
- a CDS encoding twin-arginine translocation signal domain-containing protein, producing the protein MKDNKEINTSRRDLLKGLTTAAVAGAVVTGTATVANASETVAVDKESKKTGYRETQHIRDYYETL; encoded by the coding sequence ATGAAAGATAATAAAGAAATAAACACAAGCCGTAGGGATCTTCTTAAAGGCTTGACCACAGCTGCCGTTGCGGGTGCTGTTGTTACAGGTACCGCAACTGTGGCTAACGCATCGGAGACGGTAGCGGTGGATAAAGAATCAAAGAAGACAGGTTATCGCGAAACGCAACATATCCGTGATTACTACGAAACCCTATAG
- a CDS encoding TorD/DmsD family molecular chaperone, translating into MSIEQQTLRTEIYLLLSALLRHTPSAEMLAFLCQLEAESEQSDMQKAWQGISTAAAKANISALEDEYQELFIGIGRGEVVPFASWHRTGSLMEKPLAEIRNDLDQMGFEREEQVKEPEDHIAALCEVMAMITQEDEALQQAFFNKHIAPWFGSLVNQISEAKSADFYLNVAALLNAFLSLEQVRFSEKTKSIKTQLKIDVKNVTEYDQAQQ; encoded by the coding sequence GTGAGTATCGAACAACAAACATTACGTACAGAGATTTACTTGCTGCTTTCAGCACTGCTGCGTCATACGCCTTCAGCAGAGATGCTAGCGTTCCTTTGTCAACTCGAGGCGGAATCAGAACAAAGTGACATGCAAAAAGCGTGGCAGGGCATTTCTACTGCGGCAGCCAAAGCAAACATTAGTGCACTGGAAGACGAATACCAAGAGCTGTTTATCGGCATTGGCCGTGGAGAAGTTGTGCCATTTGCTTCTTGGCATCGCACAGGTTCTTTAATGGAAAAACCACTGGCAGAGATCCGCAATGATCTTGACCAGATGGGGTTTGAACGTGAAGAGCAGGTGAAAGAACCAGAAGACCATATTGCTGCATTGTGTGAAGTTATGGCGATGATCACTCAAGAGGATGAAGCGCTTCAGCAAGCGTTTTTCAACAAGCACATTGCACCTTGGTTTGGCTCACTCGTTAATCAAATTAGTGAGGCAAAGAGCGCTGACTTTTATCTGAACGTTGCCGCATTGCTCAATGCATTCCTTTCGCTAGAGCAAGTGCGCTTTAGCGAGAAAACGAAAAGCATTAAAACACAATTAAAAATTGATGTGAAAAACGTCACTGAGTACGACCAAGCTCAGCAGTAA